The DNA region ATGGAAAGAGTCTGGTCGTTACGATACATACGGACCACTACTAATGAAATTACAAGATCGTCATGGTCGTGATTTTATCTTAGGCCCAACTCACGAAGAAACAATTACTGATTTGATTAAAAATGAAGTGGCCTCTTACAAACGTTTACCGTTATCACTTTATCAAATTCAAACAAAATATCGTGATGAAAAACGTCCTCGTTCAGGTCTTTTAAGAGGTCGTGAGTTCTTAATGAAAGATGGTTATTCATTCCATGCCTCAGAAGAAAGTTTAGATGAAGGCTACAAAGCTTATGAACAAGCTTATTACCGTATTTTTGAACGTTGTGGTTTAGAATTCCGTGCGATTATCGGTGATGGTGGAGCTATGGGTGGTAGTGATTCAAAAGAGTTTATGGCAATTGCAGAAGTTGGGGAAGATACCATTTGTTACTCAACTGAGAGCGATTATGCTGCTAACTTAGAAATGGCAACGAGCCTATACACGCCCAAACAATCGCAAACTGAAGCGTTAGCTATGGAAAAAGTAGCGACTCCTGAGGTAGAATCGATTGAAGAAGTGGCTGAATTCCTAAAAGTATCCCCGGATACAATCATTAAATCAGTATTATTTATGGCTGATGAAGAACCTGTGATGGTCCTAGTTCGTGGTGACCATGAAGTCAATGATATTAAATTGAAAAATTTCTTAGATGCAGCGGTCTTAGAACCTGCTACACCTGAAGAAGCAGCGAAATACTTTGGTGCAGAATTTGGTTCAATCGGACCGGTTAATGCTCCTGAAGAAGTTAAAATCGTTGCAGATTTATATGTTCAAGATATGGCAAATGCCATTGTCGGAGCTAACGAGACAGGCTTCCATTTAAGAAATGTAAATCATGAACGCGATTTCCAAGTGACAACTTTTGAAGATTTCCGTTTAGCGCAAGAAGGAGATATTTCTCCAGATGGCGAAGGCGTGCTACAGTTTACTAAAGGTATTGAAATTGGTCATATCTTTAAACTAGGAACACGTTATAGTGAAGCAATGGGCGCAACAGTTCTTGATGAAAATGGCCGAGATATTCCTGTGATTATGGGATGTTACGGAATTGGTGTGAGCCGTTTGGTTTCTGCTATCGTAGAACAAAATGCTGATGAAAATGGTATGAACTGGCCAGCAGGTTTGGCACCATTTGATTTGCATATCGTACCAGTAAATGTGAAAGATGAAACTCAAGTTGCTTTAGCTGCTGAAATTGAGTCTGAAATGGTAGCGGCGGGCTATGAAGTTCTCGTTGATGATCGCAAAGAGCGCGCCGGAGTTAAATTTACGGATGCTGATTTAATCGGATTACCCGTTCGAATTACAGTAGGTAAAAAAGCTGCAGAAGGAATTGTTGAAGTCAAAATTCGTAAAACAGGTGAAAACCTAGAAGTGCGTAAAGACGAATTGATCAATACCTTAACAGTCTTATTAAATCCTGAAAAGGACTAATAGAGATAACTTTCAAAATGAGTTGAAAAAGAGTATAATTTAATAGAACAAAGAAGGCCAGTCAGCTAATCTTATGTTGACGGTCTTCTTTTTATTATGAGAGAGAAGGAGGTAAGAAAATGACATTAAATAATCAGCAATTATTCGATAAATTATTAGACCAAATGAATGTGACACCAGAATTTCGTTCCGAAAAATCATTGCAATCAGGAACAGTAGAAAAAGTCATTGTTCATAAAGTAAGTCGTCTATGGGAATTCCATTTACGTTTTGCCAAACGCTTACCGGTTTCATTATATCGTCAATTTTCTTATCAACTAACAACGGCGTTTAAAGACATCGCAGATGTGAAATTAGTGATAGCAGTAGATGACGCTAGTTTTAGCTTAGAAGAAGTTCAAGATTACTGGCCGTTAGGGTTGGAACAAGCTAAATGTAACGAGGCGATTGTTAAGGGAGCCTTAAAAGGACAGGTGCCAATTCAATTTGAAGATAAATTAACGTTGTTAGTTGAAAACGAAGGATTAGTTAGCTACTTACAACAACACTATTTACCAATCGTTGAAGAGGTCTTTGTTGAGTTTGGTTTCCCAAGATTACGTGTTTTTCCAAAAGTTAACGAAGAGAAAGCTCAAGAAAACCAGCAAGCCTTTTTAGAACGTCAAAAAGAGCAACAAGAAAAAATGATGGCAGAAGCGGCGGCGGCTTTAGAAAAAAATGAACAGTTAAAACAAAAGAAAAAATCTGAACCAGTTTCTCTTGAAGGACCCATTCAACTTGGTCGGCCAATCAACAATAGTGAATTAATCATGCCAATGGCAGATATTGTAGATGAAGAGCGTAGCGTCACAATTGAAGGTTATGTTTTTGATGTTGAAGTTCGTGATTTGCGATCTGGTCGTAAGATTCTAATTGTTAAAATTACTGACTATACATCTTCATTCGCTGTTAAGAAATTCTCGAACGGTGCTCAAGATGAAGCAGTTTTTGGCGCAATCAAAAAAGGTCAATGGTTAAAAGTTCGAGGGAGTGTCCAAGAAGATACATTCATGAAAGATTTAGTCATGAATGCTCGTGATTTAATTGAGGTTAAAAAGGCCGGACGCATGGACACTGCACCAGTCGATGAAAAACGTGTTGAATTACATATGCACACTAATATGAGTACAATGGATGGTATTACAGCAGCAAAAGATTTAGTGGCGCAAGCAGGTAAATGGGGGATGCCAGCTGTGGCGATTACGGATCACAGTGGTGCACAAAGTTTCCCAGATGCTCACCATGCAGGGAAGCAACATGGTGTGAAAATTCTTTATGGGATTGAAGCCAATATTGTCGATGATGGTGTGCCAATTGCTTACAATCCAGTCCATCAATCGTTAACAGATGCCACTTATATCGTATTTGACGTTGAGACAACTGGCTTGTCAGCTGTTTACGATACCATTATTGAGTTAGCAGCAGTGAAAATGCATAAAGGAAATGTCATTGATACCTTTGAACAATTTATTGATCCAGGTCACCCCTTATCAGAAACAACGATTAACTTAACGGGGATTACGGATGAGATGGTTCGTGGTTCTAAATCGGAAGAAGAAGTTCTACGCATGTTTAAAGAATTTACGGGTGATGATATTTTAGTTGCCCACAACGCTAGCTTTGATATGGGATTCTTAAATACAAGTTACGAAAAATATGGCTTGCCAGAAGCACCTAATCCAGTTATTGATACTTTGGAACTTTCAAGAATGCTACACCCAGAGTGGAAGAGTCACCGTTTAAATACGTTGGCTAAAAAATATGGTGTCGGCTTAGAGCAACATCACCGAGCTGTTTATGATTCAGAAACAACAGGGCACTTATGTTGGATTTTCTTAAAAAAAGCCCAAGAGGAACACAATATTAATTTCCATGATGAATTGAATGAGCACATTGGGGAAGGCGATGCATATAAGCGTGCCCGTCCGTTCCATGCGATTATTATGGCGACAACACAGGCAGGATTGAAAAACCTATTTAAACTGATTTCCATGTCAAATGTGGATTACTTCTATCGTGTGCCGCGTATCCCAAGATCACAACTAACTAAATTACGTGAAGGATTAATTGTTGGTTCAGCGTGTAGCAGTGGAGAGATTTTTGAGGCAATGATGCAAAAAGGGGTAGAAGAAGCGAAGAAACGTGCGAAGTTCTACGACTATATTGAAATCATGCCAAAACAAGTTTATGCTCCATTAATTGACCAAGAGTTAGTTAAAAACGATGAAGATTTAGAAGATATTATTGGCAACTTAATCAAGATTGCTGGTGAATTAGATATCCCTGTTGTTGCAACAGGGAATGTTCATTACTTAGATAAGACGGATGGTATTTACCGTAAGATTTTGATTAACTCAATGGGAGGAGCTAATCCGCTTAATAGAAGTATTTTACCTGAAGTGCATTTCCGTACGACGAATGAAATGCTTGAAGATTTTGCATTCCTAGGTGAGGAAGAAGCTAAACGGATTGTTGTAACCAATTCACAATTAATTGCTAGTTGGTGTGATGAGATTACGCCAGTTAAAGATGATTTGTATACGCCTAAGATTGAAGGGTCAGAACAAGAAATCACTGACTTGAGTTACAACGAAGCCAAACGATTATATGGTGATCCGTTACCAGACATCGTTGAAAAACGTTTGAAGAAAGAATTAGACAGTATCATTGGGAATGGGTTCTCGGTTATCTATCTAATTTCCCAAAAACTCGTTCATAAGAGTTTGGAAGATGGTTACTTAGTTGGTTCACGTGGTTCGGTAGGGTCAAGTTTTGTTGCTACGATGACGGGGATTACCGAAGTTAATCCTTTAGCACCTCATTACCGCTGTGCAGAATGTCAGTACACTGAGTTCTTTGAGGACGGTTCAGTAGGTTCTGGTTTTGATTTGCCGGAAAAAGCCTGTCCTGAATGTCAAAGTAGACTCTTTAAAGATGGGCATGATATTCCGTTTGAAAC from Vagococcus coleopterorum includes:
- a CDS encoding proline--tRNA ligase, translated to MKQSKMLIPTLRETPNDAEILSHQMLLRAGYIRQVTAGVYTYLPLAHRVLEKIKKIMQEEFAAIDATEMLLPALIPADLWKESGRYDTYGPLLMKLQDRHGRDFILGPTHEETITDLIKNEVASYKRLPLSLYQIQTKYRDEKRPRSGLLRGREFLMKDGYSFHASEESLDEGYKAYEQAYYRIFERCGLEFRAIIGDGGAMGGSDSKEFMAIAEVGEDTICYSTESDYAANLEMATSLYTPKQSQTEALAMEKVATPEVESIEEVAEFLKVSPDTIIKSVLFMADEEPVMVLVRGDHEVNDIKLKNFLDAAVLEPATPEEAAKYFGAEFGSIGPVNAPEEVKIVADLYVQDMANAIVGANETGFHLRNVNHERDFQVTTFEDFRLAQEGDISPDGEGVLQFTKGIEIGHIFKLGTRYSEAMGATVLDENGRDIPVIMGCYGIGVSRLVSAIVEQNADENGMNWPAGLAPFDLHIVPVNVKDETQVALAAEIESEMVAAGYEVLVDDRKERAGVKFTDADLIGLPVRITVGKKAAEGIVEVKIRKTGENLEVRKDELINTLTVLLNPEKD
- a CDS encoding PolC-type DNA polymerase III, whose protein sequence is MTLNNQQLFDKLLDQMNVTPEFRSEKSLQSGTVEKVIVHKVSRLWEFHLRFAKRLPVSLYRQFSYQLTTAFKDIADVKLVIAVDDASFSLEEVQDYWPLGLEQAKCNEAIVKGALKGQVPIQFEDKLTLLVENEGLVSYLQQHYLPIVEEVFVEFGFPRLRVFPKVNEEKAQENQQAFLERQKEQQEKMMAEAAAALEKNEQLKQKKKSEPVSLEGPIQLGRPINNSELIMPMADIVDEERSVTIEGYVFDVEVRDLRSGRKILIVKITDYTSSFAVKKFSNGAQDEAVFGAIKKGQWLKVRGSVQEDTFMKDLVMNARDLIEVKKAGRMDTAPVDEKRVELHMHTNMSTMDGITAAKDLVAQAGKWGMPAVAITDHSGAQSFPDAHHAGKQHGVKILYGIEANIVDDGVPIAYNPVHQSLTDATYIVFDVETTGLSAVYDTIIELAAVKMHKGNVIDTFEQFIDPGHPLSETTINLTGITDEMVRGSKSEEEVLRMFKEFTGDDILVAHNASFDMGFLNTSYEKYGLPEAPNPVIDTLELSRMLHPEWKSHRLNTLAKKYGVGLEQHHRAVYDSETTGHLCWIFLKKAQEEHNINFHDELNEHIGEGDAYKRARPFHAIIMATTQAGLKNLFKLISMSNVDYFYRVPRIPRSQLTKLREGLIVGSACSSGEIFEAMMQKGVEEAKKRAKFYDYIEIMPKQVYAPLIDQELVKNDEDLEDIIGNLIKIAGELDIPVVATGNVHYLDKTDGIYRKILINSMGGANPLNRSILPEVHFRTTNEMLEDFAFLGEEEAKRIVVTNSQLIASWCDEITPVKDDLYTPKIEGSEQEITDLSYNEAKRLYGDPLPDIVEKRLKKELDSIIGNGFSVIYLISQKLVHKSLEDGYLVGSRGSVGSSFVATMTGITEVNPLAPHYRCAECQYTEFFEDGSVGSGFDLPEKACPECQSRLFKDGHDIPFETFLGFHGDKVPDIDLNFSGDYQAEAHHYTKVLFGEEYVFRAGTIGTVADKTAYGFVKGYERDNELNFRAAEVDRLAKGSTGVKRTTGQHPGGIIVIPDYMDVYDFSPIQFPADDQNSEWKTTHFDFHSIHDNVLKLDILGHDDPTVIRMLQDLSGIDPKTIPTDDPEVMRIFSGPEVLGVEPDQIFSKTGSLGIPEFGTKFVRGMLEQTHPTTFAELLQISGLSHGTDVWLGNAEELIRKGQTTLAEVIGCRDDIMVYLIHNGLEDGLAFKIMEGVRKGKGISEEDQAEMRAVGIPEWYIESCLKIKYMFPKAHAAAYVLMALRVAYFKVYYPILYYAAYFSVRADDFDLVAMSKGKDAVKARMKEITDKGMEASTKEKNLLTVLELCNEMLERGYNFKMIDLYKSDAENFVIEGNTLIAPFRAVPSLGQNVAKQIMVAREEQEFLSKEDLANRGKVSKTLIEYMTENGVLDGLPDENQLSLFDML